AGTATTATTTTTTATGAATGTGGTAACGAAGTTATAAGTGAAGCGCACATGCATGAAATGAAAAGCCTTAGGAACACTTACGATCCCCATGGTGGTCGCGCCATTGGTTCACGCGAAATGCTAGATAGCCAAGAAGCAGAATATGGTGGCGAAATGTTATACATAAACAAAAGTGCCAGAAAACCCCTTTGGGCAACCGAGTATTCCAGAGATGAAGGCTTGAGAAAGTATTGGGACGAATTTAGTCCACCATACCATAAAGATGGAGAAGGTGGTACAACGCATACCAATGTTAACGGAAGTAAAGTTGTAGATGCAAGCCCCTACAACCGTAACCAAGATTCGCATGCCATTGAGAATGTTACCCGCTGGTATGATTATTATATAGAAAGACCTGGTACAGGGCACAGAGTGAGCTCTGGCGGCGTAAATATTGTGTTTTCTGACACGAATACCCATTTTAGAGGTGCCGAAAATTACAGGAGAAGTGGTGAAGTAGATCCCATGCGTATTCCTAAAGATGGCTTTTTTGCACATCAAGTCATGTGGGATGGCTGGGTTGATATTGAAAATTACAACAGCCATATTTTAGGCCATTGGAATTATAAAGAAAATGTTATAAAAAATATCTATGTTGTATCTTCTGGTGATAAAGTGGAACTTTTTATAAACGGCACATCTAAAGGTTTTGGAAAACAAAGCAAACAGTTTTTATTCACTTTTGAAAACATAAAATGGGAAGCTGGAACGATTAAAGCTGTTAGTTATAACACACATGGAAAAATAATTAGTGAAGCCAGTAAAACAACCGCTGGAGAGCCTTTTGAAATTAAATTGACACCGCATACAAATCCTACGGGGTTTCTGGCAAACAATGCTGATGTTGCTTTAGTTGATGTTGAAGTGGTAGACAAAAATGGCCATAGATGCCCTATTGATAATAGCCTAATTGAATTTTCTTTAAAAGGCGATGCAACATGGTTAGGAGGTATTGCTCAAGGTCCAGGTAATTACGTCCTTTCTAAAAAGCTTCCTGTTGAAAATGGTGTTAACAGAATTATGATCAAGTCAGGTTTGAAAGCAGATAAAATTAGTGTTATAGCTAAATCGAATCATTTAAAATCTGCAAAAATCGTCTTAGAAACACGTCCTTTTATTACCAATAATGGTCTTTCAACAGAATTACCAAACCACAATTTACCTTCAAATCTAGAAAGAGGTCCTACTCCAAAGACACTTTCTTATACCATAAAAAGACACCCTGTTTTTATAAGTCATGCTTCGGCACAATCCAATAACGATACTGCTTATAATAGTCATGATGATAACGAACTCACCGAATGGACCAATGATGGCCGAATAAGTACAGGACAAATAACCTATACCCTAGCGAAACCATCGGTAGTAACCACATGTGTTGTTAAGCTTACAGGGTGGCGCACTAAAAGCTACCCGATTCGAATACTAGCCGATGACGAAGAAGTATATCAGGGAAAGACTTGGCAAAGTTTAGGATATATTACCATCCCTT
This genomic window from Mariniflexile sp. TRM1-10 contains:
- a CDS encoding glycoside hydrolase family 2 protein, whose amino-acid sequence is MKKAVLVTTIILLSFFLNINLSHSQDFERIKYNFNSDWKLKTGEHPQAIDSNFNDSNWKQVTLPYAYNQQETFKEEITNFTTGIVWYRKTFKLPENTIDKKVFIEFEGVRQGGTIYVNGKKVGLHENGVMAFGFDISKFVKPFPFENIIALRIDNDWKYKETATGATYRWNNTNFNVNLGGIPKNVYLHVTNKLYQTLPLYSNLKTTGVYVYAKDIDIKSASASIHVESEIKNEFNTPKIVELYVEVHDLNGHKIAEFNGGKNSIQPQETLVLKADKYIENLNFWSWGYGYLYTVKSILKVDGNSIDEVSTKTGFRKTAFRHGEVVLNDRVIQIKGYAQRTSNEWPAIGMSVPAWLSDFSNRMIVEGNGNLVRWMHVTPWKQDIESCDRVGLMQAMPAGDAEKDSQGDQWKQRVALMRDAIIYNRNNPSIIFYECGNEVISEAHMHEMKSLRNTYDPHGGRAIGSREMLDSQEAEYGGEMLYINKSARKPLWATEYSRDEGLRKYWDEFSPPYHKDGEGGTTHTNVNGSKVVDASPYNRNQDSHAIENVTRWYDYYIERPGTGHRVSSGGVNIVFSDTNTHFRGAENYRRSGEVDPMRIPKDGFFAHQVMWDGWVDIENYNSHILGHWNYKENVIKNIYVVSSGDKVELFINGTSKGFGKQSKQFLFTFENIKWEAGTIKAVSYNTHGKIISEASKTTAGEPFEIKLTPHTNPTGFLANNADVALVDVEVVDKNGHRCPIDNSLIEFSLKGDATWLGGIAQGPGNYVLSKKLPVENGVNRIMIKSGLKADKISVIAKSNHLKSAKIVLETRPFITNNGLSTELPNHNLPSNLERGPTPKTLSYTIKRHPVFISHASAQSNNDTAYNSHDDNELTEWTNDGRISTGQITYTLAKPSVVTTCVVKLTGWRTKSYPIRILADDEEVYQGKTWQSLGYITIPLKPVLAKKITIELVGDNTDKDAFDKIVEVDPTKELDLYKDKNATNAKGQLRIVEIEFYESP